ATTAATGGTCTTGCGCTGCGCCTGATCCTTTCGGGTAGCGAATGGATTCCACCATATCTTGTACGTTCTGAGGGACTTCAGCCGTGAACTTATTAACGATAATTGATACCGTAAAGTTAAGGCACATACCCAATGTCCCAATGCCTTCTGGGCTAATGCCAAACCACCAGTTATCTGGCGTATTGGCAGCTGGGTTGATGAACTTGAAGTAGATGATGTAAGCCGCGGTAAAGGCAATGCCTGACAACATACCGGCAATCGCGCCCTCTTTGTTCATCTTCTTATAGAAGATGCCGAGAATAATCGCGGGGAAGAAGGATGAAGCCGCGAGACCAAACGCAAAGGCGACGACCTGAGCAACGAACCCCGGTGGGTTAATCCCCAAATAACCCGCCCCGACAATGGCCAATGCGGCACCGATCCGCGCGGCGAGCAACTCTTGCTTGTCGGTCATATTGGGCTTGAAGCCTTTTTTCAGCAAGTCATGAGATATAGAGGTTGAGATAACCAGTAGCAAACCCGCTGCCGTGGACAGTGCCGCCGCGAGTCCCCCTGCCGCCAGTAACGCAACGACCCAGTTAGGTAATTGAGCAAGTTCTGGAGACGCGAGAACGATAATGTCACGGTTGATTTTCATCTCATTGCGTTCATCGCCAGAGTAGAACATCTTGCCGTCTCCGTTCTTATCTTCCCAAGCGACTAGACCGGTGCTTTCCCAGTTTTTATACCAACTTGGCGCTTCGGTTGCCGCAACCCCCTTCATATCTGGACCATTAATGGTATCGATCATATTCACGCGAGCAAAGGCGGCGACCGCTGGTGCGGTAGTGTAGAGCAAAGCGATAAACACCAGTGCCCAACCTGCCGAGATACGAGCATCTTTCACTCTAGGAACGGTGAAGAAGCGGATAATCACATGCGGTAGACCCGCAGTACCGACCATCAAAGCTGCACAAATAAAGAACACATCAACCATACTTTTAGAGCCATCGGTATAGGCGGTAAAGCCCAACTCTTGGGTCAAGCCATCCAGTTTATCCAGCAGATAGGTATCGGTGCCGGAGATGGTCGAACCAAAGCCGACTTGTGGGAATACCGAACCGGTCATCATCAATGAGGTAAAAATCGCAGGAACTAAAAAGGCGAAAATAAGCACACAATACTGGGCGACCTGCGTATAAGTTATCCCTTTCATTCCTCCCATTACCGCATAGAAGAAAACGATGGCCATGCCGATGACAATCCCAAGGTTAATATCGACCTCAAGGAATCGGGCAAATACCACACCGACGCCACGCATCTGACCGGCGACATAGGTGAAAGAAACGAAAATGGCACAAAAGACCGCCACCATGCGCGCGGTTTTTGAGTAATAACGATCACCGATAAAGTCAGGCACAGTGAATTTGCCAAACTTACGGAGGTAAGGAGCGAGACAGAGTGCTAACAGTACATATCCACCGGTCCAACCCATAAGATACACACCGCCGTCATAACCGATAAAGGAGATGATGCCTGCCATAGAAATAAAGGAAGCCGCTGACATCCAGTCGGCGGCGGTAGCCATGCCGTTTGCTACTGGGTGTACGCCACCACCAGCTACATAGAATTCGCTCGTTGAGCCCGCACGAGCCCAGATAGCAATGCCGATATAGAGGGTAAAAGTAATGCCGACGAGAATAAACGTCCAAGTTTGAATATCCATTATGTTGCCTCTTAGTCTTCTTGTACGTTGTATTTTTTATCTAGCGCATTCATACGAGCCACATAAACAAAGATCAGTACAACAAAGGTGTAGATCGATCCTTGCTGAGCAAACCAGAAACCGAGTTTGAAGCCGCCAAATTGAATAGTATTGAGTACATCAACAAATAGGATCCCTGCACCATAGGAAACCAAAAACCAGGTTGCTAATAGTGTACCCATCACGCCTAGGTTCTCTTTCCAGTAGGCTTGTGCTTGTTCCGATGATTCAAACGCCATAACGCTCTCCTTTGTTACAGGTTGTTAACATTTGTGGTCTCAGATAAGGTAGCAGGAGAGAGAAAGAAGAGCATTGCAACTTTAGTCGAGGTGTAAAAACAAAAAAACACCTGCAATACAGGTGTTTAATTGACGAGCACGGCAAATGTTAATTGTTAAGGCAATGTTAAGTTAGCCTAAGGTCTAATGATTTTGACTAAATATAGAAGTCTTTTATTCCCTGTAACAGGTTATTGACGGCGACAGCGGCTAAAATCAAACCCATGACTCGGCTAATAATGGCCGCACCCACATTACCAATCCATTTCTGGATCCGACTTGCCCCTAAGAGTAAAACCAAGGTGATCAGCAGAACCACTAACATCACCAAAGCGGTAATTGATTGATCGATCACTGAGTGACGATGGTTATCTGTCAGCATCACAATCGCCATCATAGCGCCCGGTGAGGCTATTGAAGGGATGGCAAGTGGATAGACGGCAAGATCCGCCAATTGCGCTCGACTGGTTTCGCCACTCAGTTTAATTTCTTCTTCCGGTTTGCTTTCGCCAAATATCATGGTTAAGGCAAAGAGTAGCAGCACCAATCCACCAGCAGCCTGAAAAGCGGGGAGAGGGATCTGCATCGCTTCGAGCAGAAGTTGCCCGACGAAAAGGAAAAACAGCAGTACACCGGTAGCAATGGCGACGGCTTTCAGAGCAACGATACGTCGGTGCTTGGTATCAAGATGCGCAGTTTGTGATAGGTAGACAGGAACGGAGCCGATAGGATCAATGACGGCCCAGAGTACAACAAATTGAGTCACAATAATGGTTAGCAAGGGTACACTCCCAAGGTATGAGTAAGCCAAGAGGTGGACGCGGTTTCCTGCTGTGAATAAGGACAGCAAATAAGCGCAGCAAGGGTATTATCGTATGTTATCTCATATCCACCAATATGAAGATCACCTTTCGTTACATAATAGGATATGAGTTACACAACCTAGACACGGTATCAGGTTAGTTAGCGTCATTTTTACCGCAATGATGATGCTTACTGAACCTCACTGTCCATTTGCTGCAATAGAATGACGGCTTGCGTGCGATTCTTTACCCCAAGCTTTCTAAAAATAGCAGTCATGTGCGCTTTAATCGTTGCTTCAGATACATTGAGATCATAGGCGATTTGTTTATTGAGAAGACCATCCGACAACATCCCCAAAACCTTGTATTGTTGAGGCGTGAGGGTGGCAATTTTGTCTGCCAATTCAGTATGCTGTTGAGTTTGATTGACCAGTAATGCGGCAGGGTAGTAAGGGTCACCTTCAAGCACTTGATTCAGCGCGGCAATTAGGGTTTTCATATCACTGGATTTAGGGATAAAACCAAAAGCGCCGTGCATTTTGACTTGAGAGACAATGCTAGGCTCTTCGCTGGCCGAAATAACCACGATAGGAATATCGGGATAATCGGCTCTCAGTTGGATAAGTCCTGACATACCGTTCGCGCCTGGCATTTTTAGGTCAAGTAGAATCAGGTCTGGATCTTCCCCTTTTTCGAGAAGAGCCAAAAGTGACTCGAGCGAGTCGGCTTCCAACAGGTTCGCACCACCAATGGCCATATGCACTGATTGAAACAACGCATTGCGAAACAGCGGGTGGTCGTCGGCAATTATGATGCTATAGCTCAGTTCCATGTGATTCCATTGTGTTGATGAAATGTTAACATCTATTATTGATGTCTACCTATCTTCCCACAATCAACTTGGTGCAAAACTCTGATGAAAATCGACTTTTTATTGTATCAAGCCATTTTTTTCAAGGTGTTGTAAGAACTCGGGAGCTTTAACAAAGCCCGTTAGACGAGCACTCGGCAATGGGTCACCTTGACGACTCCAAAACTCAATCGTCGGCAGTCCCAATACACGCATTGCTTTTAACAACTCAATATCTTGTGGCTGATTTTTGGTGACGTCTGCTTGTACTAAGACAAATTGTTCGAGGACAGGTTCTACCTGAGCATGATGGAAGGTGTACTTTTCAAACTCTTTACAGGCGACGCACCAATCAGCGTAGAAATCTAACATGACCGGTTTATTGTCCTGCTTAGCTTGTGCCAAGACCGCTTGTAGTTCATTCAGGTTGTCGATGTGAATAAATTCGACGTTCGAGGTCTGAATAGTCAATTGACTAGGCGATGAATACCACAGTTGCAGCAGAGGTTGAATCGAGGCAATAATCCCTAATACGGCAACAATACCCACCAAGGTTTGCTTCCAAGATCCAAACGGTAATTGATTTTTTTGGTGATAAAGCCAACCAAAGGCAGCAAGACCCAATAGACTCCATAAGAGACTTGCCCAAAACTCAGGAATGATTCGCTCCAACAGGAATAGAGGTGCGGCGAGTAGAACAAAGCCAAACAGAATTTTAACTCGGTCCATCCAGCCCCCCGCTTTCGGTAGCAGCTTGTTGCCAAACACCGCCGCCGCAATCAATGGAATCCCCATCCCGAGTGCAAGGGCATACAGAGCAACCGCACCAGTAATCAGATCTCCGCTTTGCGCGACATAGAGCAGCGCTCCAGAGAGCGGCGCTGTGGTACAAGGTGAACACACTAGACCTGAGATCGCGCCCATAGCGAACACACCAAGGACATTGCCACCTTGTTGCTTGTTGCTAAGACCATTGAGCCAAGTTTGCACACGGCTAGGTAATTGTAAGGTGTAGGCGCCAAACATAGACAGCGCTAAAGCGATAAACAGAACACTCAAGCCGATCAACACATACGGGTGCTGCATCGCCGCTTGAAACTGCATGCCAGCGGAGGCAACGACTAAACCTAGTAGGGTGTAAGTGAGCGCCATTCCCTGAACATAAATAAATGACAGCCAGAGTGCCTGCTTCTGGCTGCGTTTGCCGGTTCCCAAAACGATGCTGGTAAGAATGGGATACATAGGCAAGACGCAAGGCGTAAAAGCAAGCCCAACACCCAGCAATAGAAATAGAGCTGGCGTCCACCAGTTTTGTTCGAGCTTCGATGTCAGATCTTGCGGCGCAGAAGTGGATGACAGATCGGTTTGCCTCTGGGGTAAGTTTTCTGCGTTGTTGACTGCTGGCGTTTTGGTGTTATCGACAAAAGGGGCGCTATCGACAAAAGGGGCGATATCAATCACTCGAGTCTCTGGTGGGTAACAGAAACCAGCTTTGGCGCAGCCTTGATATTGAACGATGACTTGAGAGCCCGGTTGATACTGGCTCAATGTGACTTCTGCAAACAGCGGTTCGGTATAGATATGGACATCACCAAAAAATTCGTCTTGGTACGGCGTTCCATCGGGATAACTGATGTTATCGATGGTGAGGTTTTGTCCACTGATATTCAGTCGTTCTTGATAAAGGTAATAGTCCTCTTTGACTTGCCAGTCCAAAAACAGACGGTTGTCTTGCTGATAGAAATTAAAGGCAAAGGCTTCATCAACAGCAACAAAGCGATTGTTTGCTTGAGGCGCAAAGGCACCACTGTTATCGGCTTGACCAAACAGTGCAAAACTTGGTGTCGCAACCAAGATCAGCAGTATGAATAGAATTTTTTTAAATGTTTGTCTCATAACAGCAGAGTAAATCTTATACCAATTGAGTGAGGTTATATGAAGTTAAGACAGGAAGATAGAGGGAAATGTTTCAAGCAAAATAAAAAAAGAGTCACCACGATAGTCCCGTTACCTAAAACTCGTCTCTTGAGTTAATTTTTCTCTTGAGTTGATAGAGGTATCTAGGGTGACCCTTAATATTCAGCCGATTAATGAATCAGTAAGCCACCAAACGCAAAGCCCAATGCCACAGCAGTCGAAATAGTCACCACGCCCGGAATAAAGAACGGATGGTTAAAGACATACTGTCCAATACGTGTTGAACCGGTGTCATCCATCTCGACCGCAGCCAGCAAGGTTGGATAAGTTGGAAGTACGAATAACGCACTGACCGCAGCAAAGGAGGCAACCGCCGTCAATGGCGCGACACCAATTGCTAGCGCCGCTGGCATCAAAGCTACCGTCGTTGCGCCTTGGGAGTAGAGCAGCATAGAGGCAAAAAACAGCACGAGCGCGAGCATCCATGGATGCCCTTCTAACAGTTCTCCTGCGACTTCTTTGATGTCATTGACGTGTGCGTTAACGAATGTTGAGCCAAGCCATGCTACGCCTAGAACGCAGACACAAGCGGTCATCCCTGAGCGGAAAGTCGCGGCAGAGGGGATCTTAGACGCATCAATCTTGGTGAACAGAGTAATGGCCGCCGCCGCAGTCAACATGATGGTCATAATCGCTTCGTTGCGACCTAATGTCGGATCTTTGATAAGCCCAACTGAGCCAGAAATCGCCGCAGCATAACAAACCACAAAGGCGATGGCGGCTAAGAAGATATAGGTCGCGGTTTTTGCTGTTGCGGGAATCACACGCTGTTGAGCATCGGTTAATTTGACCAGTCCCTTGGCGAGACGCTGTTGATACACTTCATCATCTTGTAGATCTTTGCCCATAAAGTTGGCAACAAATGCGCCTGCCATACAAGCAATAAAGGTCGTTGGAATACATACTGCGAGCAGAGTCAGGTAGTCAACGCCCATTGGTGCGAGCATCGCAGCAAATGCGACGACCGCCGCTGAGATCGGTGAGGCGGTAATCGCAATCTGTGAAGCGACGACGGAGATAGATAGAGGACGAGAGGGTCGAATTCCTTGTCCTTTAGCAACTTCAGCAATCACAGGCAATGTCGAGAAAGCAGTGTGTCCAGTACCCGCAAGTAAGGTCATAAGAAAGGTAACAATGGGCGCATAAAAAGTGATTCTTTCAGGGTGTTTTCTTAAAAAGTTTTCCGCCAATTGTACTAGCCAATCCATGCCACCCGCGACCTGCATCGCCGCAATGGCAGTGATCACCGACATGATGATGAGAATGACATCGACAGGAATATAGCTTTGACTGGTTGGAACCCCAAGTATTAAAGAGAGTGCGACGACACCCGCACCACCTGCAAGCCCAATTCCAATGCCGCCAATACGTGCCCCGAAGTAAATAAACAGCAGTACCACGGCCAGCTCTATAGCAACCATATGTTTTCCTCTTAATATCTTAATTTATTTGTTTGTACTACCAAGTTTAAATCTCTGTGTTTAAACCTAGTTTAGAGTGGCTTCAATAGCAAAAAGGCCCTTTGAAGGGCCTTGGTAAAGGAGCTTAATCGTAGCGCTTCGCTTTGTATTGCGGCTTCATCAAGTTGCCTACGGCAAAGATTTCATCCAATTCCTCCGCGGTGAGTAGTCCTCGTTCCAAGACGACCTCTCTTACGCTCTTGCCTGTTTCTGCACAAATCTTGCCGACGATATCGCCTTCGTGATGTCCAATATAGGGATTAAGGTAGGTGACGATGCCGATAGAGTTATAGACGTAGTGTTCACATACCTCTTTATTGACCGTAATACCGTCAATGCACTTATCACGGAGGTTGATGCAAGCGTTTTTCAGGATGCTAACTGACTCAAACATGCTTTGCGCAATGACGGGTTCCATTACATTGAGCTGTAACTGCCCCCCTTCTGCTGCAAATGAGATGGTGTTGTCGTTACCCAATACCTTGAAACAGACTTGGTTGACTACTTCTGGGATCACCGGATTGACTTTGGCTGGCATAATGGAAGAACCTGCTTGCAGTTGTGGCAGGTTTAGTTCGTTTAGACCCGCTCGTGGACCTGAAGAGAGCAATCTTAGGTCGTTACAAATCTTTGAGAGCTTAACCGCTAAGCGTTTGAAAGCACTATGAATCATCACGTATGCACCGCAGTCTGAGGTGGCTTCGATCAAATCTTCAGCAGGGACACAGTCATAGCCCGTCACATCAGCGAGGTGTTTCACGGCTAGTGCTTGGTAGCCTTCTGCGGCGTTTAAGCCAGTGCCGATAGCCGTTGCGCCTAAGTTGACTTCAAGAAGCAGTTTCGAGGTGTACTCCAGGTTGCGGATCTCTTCGTTTAAGGTCACCGCCCAAGCATGGAACTCTTGTCCTACGGTCATTGGGACGGCGTCTTGAAGTTGAGTGCGACCCATTTTTAAAATTGTGGAAAATTCTTGGCTCTTATTTTCAAATGAACCTTTGAGGTATTCGATGGCATCAATCAGCTTGAGTACGGTGTTGTAGACCGCAATACGAAATCCCGTAGGATAGGCGCAGTTGGTGGATTGGCTTTTGTTGACGTGATCATTGGGGTTAATGAATTCGTACTGGCCTTTTTGTTTGCCCATAAGCTCCAGAGCGACATTGGCAATGACTTCATTAGCGTTCATGTTGACGGAGGTGCCAGCGCCACCTTGAAATACGTCGGAAGGAAACTGGTCAAGACATTTGCCAGTATCAAGAATTAAATCACACGCTTGAATGATGTATTGTGAAGTGTCTTTTGGCAGAACGCCGAGTTCACGGTTAGCGAGCGCTGCCGCTTTTTTGGTCATGACCATGCCACGAACAAAATCTGGAACATCAGAGATGGTGGCATTAGAGATATTAAAGTTTTCTATGGCGCGTAGGGTGTGGATACCATAATAAGCGTCTGCAGGAACGTGGCGTTGACCGAGTAGGTCTTCTTCAATGCGAGTCGCGGTCGTTGTTGAGTCTTGAGAGAGTAAAGATGAAGTTGCCATACCTTGGATCCTTATAGTTATTCTGCGTACAAAACAGTGTGGCTATCATTGCTTTAAGAATCCATTCACAGCGGTACTTTTATGCGTCCCAGCGTGTAGGGATATCTTACTCAAAGCGACAACTAAAGACGAGAAGTAGATCGCTATTTTCAGCAATTTAATACTAATAATGGCTAATGAATCAACAGCAGGGTAAGGCAATGAAATACGGTTTATTTATCTTGGTGAAAGTGTGAGCTAACAGGCTTCTACTTCTCTTTTGTTGTGATTTACAGCCAGCTATGCGTAAACTAAGGATAATTCATAGATTCATCACTGTTTTGTATGTGAATTGAAGCGATATACCAAGCTGCAGCGATATACGAAACAGACAGCGCCCGTCGTGGCGAAAGGAGTGCCTAGTGTTTGCCGTTTTACTTTTATTGTTTATCTTTGTGCCGATTATTGAAATCGGTCTGTTTATTCAAGTCGGTGGTTTTTTAGGGTTATGGCCAACGATTGGTCTGGTGTTGTTGACGGCATTTGTCGGTGCATCTTTAGTTCGTAGTCAGGGACTGCAAACCTTGATGTCAGTACAAACCCGCCTGCAACAAGGAGAGATGCCCGCTCAGCAAATCCTTGAGGGAGTGATGTTGGCTGTTTCTGGGGTTCTATTGTTGACGCCGGGCTTTATGACAGATGCTTTCGGGATGTTGGTACTATTGCCAGCCCCGCGTGCGGTTATGGCAAAGTACTTAATGACGAAAATGGTGGTCAAAACCGTGTCAGGAGGAAACTTTGGTGCTGGTGGTTTTCATCAGCAAGGTCCTTTTGGTTCAAATCCGTTTGATGATCGTCAGCAAGGCGATACCTTTGAAGGCGAGTTTGAGCGTAAAGGCGATGACGATGATGATGATCGTAATAAATTGAATTAATTGCCGATTATGTTGTTTATTAAGCGTTTTAAAATCACGCGACGTCGCTGGAATACCATCCTTATTGTTGCCATTACCCTTTTTATTTTGGTGATGGCTTCGCCTCAATTGATTAAGCAATATTTGATTGCCCCGTCCGTCGTTGACCCTGAAGCTGCGGTACTCAACCCTTATCAAGCACCGATCGAACTGAATTACAACGGAGTACAATTCTATTTCGATGACCAATGGTTGGCGATTCCGGCGTCTTTAAGTGAGCAGGCGGAGCAAATCGTCTCTACCTGGGGAGAAATGCGAGGAACGCTAGTCGATGATTCTTTGTTGCAAAAACTTAGACCTAGCATGGAGAGCCCTGTAACGGTAGAAATTTGGTATCAAGACATCGAAGAACCGCAACGTGTGACCGCCTACAATATGCAAACTTTTTGGCTGATTCAGAACTACAACAGCCAATGGTTGGCGATCAGCTTGAACGATCAACAGCTCATACTCCACAACATGAACCCGTAGAGTCGAACTATGCCTGAATTACCTGAAGTTGAAGTCTCCCGTCTGGGCATCACGCCACACTTAGAGGGACAGATAATAAAAAATATCGTGGTTCGCCAGCGTCAACTGCGTTGGTGGATCCCCGAGGAGATTCACGGTTTGCATGGACACACAATCAAGTCCATTCGCAGGCGAGCAAAGTATCTGTTGATTGATACCGATGCCGGGACGGCTATCATCCATCTGGGTATGTCGGGCAGTTTGCGAGTGCTTGAGCATCCGCCCGAGCCAACCAAGCATGACCACGTCGATCTGGTGTTGGGAAATGGTAAAGTGATGCGTTATAACGACCCGCGTCGTTTTGGCGCTTGGTTGTGGAGTGAAGCGGGAGAGTCTCATGCGTTGATTGACAATTGTGGTCCAGAGCCTTTAAGTGATGACTTTTCGGCGCAGTGGATGCAAGAGCGAGCAAACAACAAACGGGTCGCAGTCAAAACTTTTATTATGAACAACAGTCATGTGGTTGGTGTGGGAAATATCTACGCCAGCGAGTCTCTGTTTGCGGCTAAGGTAGCGCCGATCATACCAGCGTATAAACTCTCACTTGATGATTGGCAGCGATTGGTTAAAGAGATCAAGCTGGTACTGCATAAAGCCATTCAACAGGGGGGCACGACGCTGAAAGATTTTGCTCAGACTGATGGAAAACCGGGTTATTTTGCTCAGGAGTTACAGGTGTATGGACGCGCAGGAGAACCTTGCCGAGTTTGTGATGAACTCATTCAGCAGCAAAAAATTGGTCAGCGAAATACCTTCTTCTGTCCTCGTTGCCAGCCGGCATAAAAAATGCGAGCTCAGCTCGCATTTTTTATAGACTATTTTTTGTTGGTGGATTCGTAGATTTTGAAATCATCTCTTTGCGTTTTTAGCAGGTAAAGATTCCACATATATTGCTCTGGTCTCTCTGTCACCAAGTCCTCGATCGCTTTATTCATTGCTCGAGCATCTAGCTCCTCATCCCCTGTTGGGAAGTTTTCTAGAGCAGGGAGTACGTGAACCTCGTATTTACCTGTTTTATCATTATAGGCAGGTAGCATCGGAACCACTTTAGCACGACAAACTCGCGCCATTTTACCAAAGCCTTTGAGTGTGGCTTTTTCTGTACCGAAAAATGGTACAAACACCGAGTTCTTTGGACCATGGTCTTCATCGGGTAGCCAGTAGCCAATATAGCCGTCTTGGATCGAACGAATAAATGGTTTGATACCAGCTTCTCTTGAGAAAATTCGCCCACCATACTGCATACGCTGTACATGCATCAGCCAAGCACCTAAACGGTTTTTTTGCGGCTTCATTATACTTGCGACCTTGTGACCTTGAGCCGCCAACATGACCGCTGGGTAATCCACTGCCCAAGCATGCGGTGCGAGTATGATGACGCGTTCGCCCTGTTCAAGCAGAGGCGTTAAGTTTTCTTCACCAATCATGACTCCTCGGCTTTGGTTGTGTTTGGTTGAACGAACCAAAAACTCCGAATAGCCAAAGAGATATTGTGCCGCTTTCGCAAACGTTGCGGCGACAATGGTATCGATTTCTTCGGGGGACTTGTCTGGAAAACAGTACTCAAGGTTGACGCGTGTTCTTTTTACCACACGACCATTTCTATTAACGACAATAGTCGATAAGTAGCTGGCCAGTCGATCGCGCAATTTCACCGGCATAAAGGCGAGCAGTGCTGCGAAAAATATGCCTAGCCACATCCCCCAGTAGCGAGGATGAAGAAACGCCCATTCAAAACGGACGTCGTATAGATGTTTGTTAATTCTGTCTTCGTTGCTCATAAATTTTATTTGATTACTGCAGTTGAAGTTTTAATAGTGCCCAATACTCATCAAAGCTAGCCGTTGGGGTGTATTTGAAGTCTGAGCGAACAAATCGATTCAGGCAACCTTCGACCTGACCAAGAAGTTGTGCAGCAAGTACGCTTTCGTCAACAGGGAAGCTTTTCCCTTCACGAATCTTTCGCTCACGCAGGATTTGGCGAAGCGAGGTTTCAATTCTATCGTAAAGTTGGTTAATGCGGTCGCGTAAGCGTTCGTTTTCAAACATCAGAGCGTGACCAGATAGGATTCTGCTTAATCCGGGGTTTCGTTCAGAGAAGCCTAAGATCAGTTGTAACACAAGACGTACACGTGCCAGTGTATCCTTTTCTTCATCAAGAATGAGATTAATGCGAGACATTAACGAGTCTTCAATAAACTCAATCAGCCCTTCAAACATTCGAGCTTTGCTTGGGAAATGACGATAGAGAGCCGCTTCTGATACGCCCACTTGCTTAGCAAGCTTGGCCGTTGTTATGCGTGATGTTCCTTCATTTGATTCCAACATCTCTGCCAGCGCTTGAAGAATTTCTTCTTTTCTATTCGACTTTCTCGTAGCGGACATAAATCCTATTCCTTTTGAAAACAACAAATTTCATCTACCGGCAAAGTGAGATTGAGTCACTTTGTCGGTGTCTTCACCCAGTTTGTCGTGCTGAGCATCGACAGTCTACAGCATGGGGATTTTATTTCTGTAGTACGATATGTGAAATGATTGAGCTCGGTAGCAATCTCTAACTAAAGCCATGCTCTCACAGCAGAAAACCTGCCTTTAGGCAGGTTTTATTTTGGCGAGTATAGCGTGATTTAGTTAGTCTATTTGCCCGAGCGCTGTGAGCAGGATAGCTTGACTTAATTCAGTTTTACTGCCGAACCCTAACTCTTTCTTATCGTCAGCCCAATATACGGTAATACTATTGTTGTCACTGTTAAAGCCTTGTCCCTCAACAGAAACATCATTAGCACAAATCATATCTAACCCTTTGCGCTGCAGTTTATCTTTGGCGTAGTTCTCTACATCTTGAGTTTCTGCCGCAAAGCCAATAGTAAATGGACGAGCCTCAGTTAAACTGGCGACTGCCGCTATTATGTCAGGGTTTTTGACCATGCTGATATGCATATTATCATTATCGGCACTTTTTTTGATTTTTTGAGTGGCAAGATGCTCGGGTCGATAGTCGGCAACTGCGGCACAGCCAATAAAAATATCGTGTTGCTTAGCCAACTTTAGCGACGCTTGATACATCTCTTCAGCGCTAGTGACGTCAATACGATTGACACCATTCGGGGTGGCTAAAGAAACAGGACCCGAGATCAAGCTGACGTTCGCGCCGAGTTTGGCGGCGGTTGCTGCTAGAGCAAATCCCATTTTTCCAGAGCTATGGTTGGAGATGTAGCGCACAGGATCGATAGCTTCACGGGTCGGACCGGCGGTAATGACGACGGAACGACCGTGTAAAGGCTTAGGTGCAAAGAAGTCCTCACATAAGCCAACTAATTGCATGGGTTCTAACATACGTCCCATGCCGACATCACCGCACGCCTGCTCCCCTTTACCAGGACCCCAAATCATCATGTTGCGACGAGCAAGGGTAGCAATATTCTCTTGGGTTGCGATGTTTTGATACATCTGCTGGTTCATCGCCGGAGAAACCGCAACAGGGGCGTCGGTGGCTAAGACTAGCGTACTGAGCAAGTCATTGCCCATACCGGCGGCAACGCGAGCGATTAAATCCGCAGTCGCTGGAGCCAGCAATACTAGATCTGCCCACTTGGCCAATTCGATATGCCCCATAG
This genomic interval from Vibrio hippocampi contains the following:
- a CDS encoding sodium:solute symporter family protein → MDIQTWTFILVGITFTLYIGIAIWARAGSTSEFYVAGGGVHPVANGMATAADWMSAASFISMAGIISFIGYDGGVYLMGWTGGYVLLALCLAPYLRKFGKFTVPDFIGDRYYSKTARMVAVFCAIFVSFTYVAGQMRGVGVVFARFLEVDINLGIVIGMAIVFFYAVMGGMKGITYTQVAQYCVLIFAFLVPAIFTSLMMTGSVFPQVGFGSTISGTDTYLLDKLDGLTQELGFTAYTDGSKSMVDVFFICAALMVGTAGLPHVIIRFFTVPRVKDARISAGWALVFIALLYTTAPAVAAFARVNMIDTINGPDMKGVAATEAPSWYKNWESTGLVAWEDKNGDGKMFYSGDERNEMKINRDIIVLASPELAQLPNWVVALLAAGGLAAALSTAAGLLLVISTSISHDLLKKGFKPNMTDKQELLAARIGAALAIVGAGYLGINPPGFVAQVVAFAFGLAASSFFPAIILGIFYKKMNKEGAIAGMLSGIAFTAAYIIYFKFINPAANTPDNWWFGISPEGIGTLGMCLNFTVSIIVNKFTAEVPQNVQDMVESIRYPKGSGAAQDH
- a CDS encoding DUF4212 domain-containing protein, translating into MAFESSEQAQAYWKENLGVMGTLLATWFLVSYGAGILFVDVLNTIQFGGFKLGFWFAQQGSIYTFVVLIFVYVARMNALDKKYNVQED
- a CDS encoding MarC family protein; this translates as MLTIIVTQFVVLWAVIDPIGSVPVYLSQTAHLDTKHRRIVALKAVAIATGVLLFFLFVGQLLLEAMQIPLPAFQAAGGLVLLLFALTMIFGESKPEEEIKLSGETSRAQLADLAVYPLAIPSIASPGAMMAIVMLTDNHRHSVIDQSITALVMLVVLLITLVLLLGASRIQKWIGNVGAAIISRVMGLILAAVAVNNLLQGIKDFYI
- a CDS encoding response regulator transcription factor is translated as MELSYSIIIADDHPLFRNALFQSVHMAIGGANLLEADSLESLLALLEKGEDPDLILLDLKMPGANGMSGLIQLRADYPDIPIVVISASEEPSIVSQVKMHGAFGFIPKSSDMKTLIAALNQVLEGDPYYPAALLVNQTQQHTELADKIATLTPQQYKVLGMLSDGLLNKQIAYDLNVSEATIKAHMTAIFRKLGVKNRTQAVILLQQMDSEVQ
- a CDS encoding protein-disulfide reductase DsbD gives rise to the protein MRQTFKKILFILLILVATPSFALFGQADNSGAFAPQANNRFVAVDEAFAFNFYQQDNRLFLDWQVKEDYYLYQERLNISGQNLTIDNISYPDGTPYQDEFFGDVHIYTEPLFAEVTLSQYQPGSQVIVQYQGCAKAGFCYPPETRVIDIAPFVDSAPFVDNTKTPAVNNAENLPQRQTDLSSTSAPQDLTSKLEQNWWTPALFLLLGVGLAFTPCVLPMYPILTSIVLGTGKRSQKQALWLSFIYVQGMALTYTLLGLVVASAGMQFQAAMQHPYVLIGLSVLFIALALSMFGAYTLQLPSRVQTWLNGLSNKQQGGNVLGVFAMGAISGLVCSPCTTAPLSGALLYVAQSGDLITGAVALYALALGMGIPLIAAAVFGNKLLPKAGGWMDRVKILFGFVLLAAPLFLLERIIPEFWASLLWSLLGLAAFGWLYHQKNQLPFGSWKQTLVGIVAVLGIIASIQPLLQLWYSSPSQLTIQTSNVEFIHIDNLNELQAVLAQAKQDNKPVMLDFYADWCVACKEFEKYTFHHAQVEPVLEQFVLVQADVTKNQPQDIELLKAMRVLGLPTIEFWSRQGDPLPSARLTGFVKAPEFLQHLEKNGLIQ